The Lonchura striata isolate bLonStr1 chromosome Z, bLonStr1.mat, whole genome shotgun sequence genome window below encodes:
- the FOXB2 gene encoding LOW QUALITY PROTEIN: forkhead box protein B2 (The sequence of the model RefSeq protein was modified relative to this genomic sequence to represent the inferred CDS: inserted 1 base in 1 codon): MPRPGKSSYSDQKPPYSYISLTAMAIQHSAEKMLPLSDIYKFIMERFPYYREHTQRWQNSLRHNLSFNDCFIKIPRRPDQPGKGSFWALHPDCGDMFENGSFLRRRKRFKVLRPEHHLPGGGGGGAXRRRSRQAPGAYPAHGALLPSAPATAFSPYGSSQPSGFKHPFAIENIIGRDYKGVLQAGGLPLASVMHHLGYPVPSQLSSVVSSVWPHVGVMDSVAGVPVSPDYAPFGMPVKALCHPPAQTMPAVPVPIKPAPALPAASAIPALTVAASQICPAASPAAASLLEQTASNNPEGKSSLHSVLVHS; this comes from the exons ATGCCCAGGCCGGGGAAGAGTTCGTACAGCGACCAGAAGCCCCCCTACTCTTACATCTCCCTGACGGCCATGGCCATCCAGCACTCGGCCGAGAAGATGCTGCCCCTGAGCGACATCTACAAGTTCATTATGGAGCGGTTCCCTTACTACCGGGAGCACACCCAGCGCTGGCAGAACTCCCTCCGCCACAACCTCTCTTTCAATGACTGCTTCATCAAGATCCCGCGGCGACCCGACCAGCCGGGTAAAGGCAGCTTCTGGGCATTGCACCCGGACTGCGGGGACATGTTTGAGAACGGCAGCTTCCTCCGTCGCCGCAAGCGCTTCAAGGTGCTGCGCCCCGAACATCACctgcccggcggcggcggcggcgggg ggcggcggcggtcccggcaAGCCCCCGGCGCCTACCCCGCACATGGTGCACTACTTCCATCCGCACCCGCCACCGCC TTCTCGCCCTATGGGAGCAGCCAGCCCTCGGGCTTCAAGCATCCCTTCGCCATCGAAAACATCATCGGCAGAGATTACAAGGGCGTGCTTCAGGCCGGCGGGCTTCCGCTGGCCTCGGTGATGCACCACCTGGGCTACCCGGtgcccagccagctcagcaGCGTGGTGAGCTCCGTGTGGCCGCACGTGGGGGTGATGGACTCCGTGGCCGGCGTGCCCGTGTCCCCCGACTACGCACCCTTCGGCATGCCTGTGAAGGCGCTCTGCCACCCGCCGGCACAGACCATGCCCGCCGTCCCGGTGCCCATCAAGCCGGCGCCGGCGTTGCCCGCTGCCTCGGCCATCCCTGCTCTGACGGTCGCCGCCTCGCAGATCTGCCCCGCCGCTTCCCCGGCTGCTGCATCGCTGCTGGAACAGACTGCGAGCAACAACCCCGAGGGCAAGAGCTCCCTCCATTCCGTCCTGGTGCACTCCTAA